Proteins encoded in a region of the Cytobacillus luteolus genome:
- the cobA gene encoding uroporphyrinogen-III C-methyltransferase translates to MKKGKVFLVGAGPGDIQLITVKGMEVLRKAEVVLYDRLVNPKLLDFVKDDCELIYCGKLPHRHILRQEEINELLVKKAFEGKLVVRLKGGDPGVFGRVGEEAVALKEHGIPFEIVPGITSGIAAPLYAGIPVTHREYGESFAIVTAHDKSVDGRPKLDWKGLVSIDTIAFYMGVGNLEFISAGLIKEGKPEGTPVILIQWGTFGRQKTLEGTLATIAQKARTEKFSNPAITLVGSIVALRERVSWFEEKPLFGRQILLARTNTGSSKVAKELVEQGADVIEFPKWKKKPVLIDIKILEKIETYEKIIFTSDESVEEFFQLLFSNRVDIRKVQADFYGLSSKTIQKLNVRGIFGKLIDKQYNQSEVLVVGDDYALKNKQDYTRQFAKCDFLVTSYKRLDEHYFPLFLRMLEESTLDTVVFPSSASVQAFLEGLRSAGVNSNEFLANLKVICMGSNTWEASVVNNILPDDMPEVATAEGLVECLSRKSTVRKLQVTVGD, encoded by the coding sequence ATGAAAAAAGGGAAAGTGTTTTTAGTAGGAGCAGGTCCTGGAGATATACAGCTTATTACTGTAAAAGGAATGGAAGTGTTACGTAAGGCAGAAGTGGTTTTATACGATCGTTTAGTAAACCCAAAATTGCTTGATTTTGTAAAGGATGATTGTGAACTCATTTACTGTGGAAAACTTCCTCACCGCCATATTTTAAGACAGGAAGAAATTAATGAACTTTTAGTGAAAAAGGCATTTGAAGGAAAACTGGTTGTACGTTTAAAAGGTGGTGACCCTGGGGTATTTGGAAGAGTAGGAGAAGAAGCGGTTGCTTTAAAAGAACATGGCATTCCATTTGAAATCGTACCAGGTATTACATCAGGTATTGCAGCACCTTTATATGCTGGAATTCCCGTAACCCACCGCGAATATGGAGAGTCATTTGCGATTGTGACTGCACATGACAAATCAGTTGATGGTAGACCTAAACTTGACTGGAAGGGACTCGTTAGTATCGATACCATCGCCTTTTATATGGGTGTAGGTAATCTTGAATTTATAAGTGCAGGATTAATAAAAGAGGGCAAGCCTGAGGGTACACCTGTTATTTTAATTCAATGGGGAACTTTTGGCCGTCAAAAAACACTTGAAGGCACACTAGCAACAATAGCCCAAAAAGCAAGAACAGAGAAGTTTAGCAATCCAGCGATCACTTTAGTAGGTAGCATAGTGGCTCTACGTGAACGAGTAAGCTGGTTTGAAGAAAAGCCTCTATTTGGTCGACAAATCTTACTTGCAAGAACAAATACAGGTAGCAGTAAAGTAGCGAAAGAGTTAGTGGAACAAGGTGCAGATGTTATTGAATTTCCAAAGTGGAAAAAGAAGCCTGTGTTAATTGATATTAAAATCCTTGAAAAAATTGAAACATATGAAAAAATTATTTTCACCTCTGACGAAAGTGTAGAAGAGTTTTTCCAGCTGCTCTTTTCTAACAGAGTTGATATTCGTAAAGTACAAGCAGATTTTTATGGTTTATCTAGTAAAACCATTCAAAAACTAAATGTGAGAGGTATTTTTGGAAAGCTGATAGATAAACAGTATAATCAATCAGAAGTACTGGTTGTTGGAGATGATTATGCTTTAAAAAATAAACAAGACTACACGAGGCAATTCGCTAAATGTGATTTTTTAGTAACAAGCTATAAACGTCTAGACGAACACTATTTCCCGTTATTCCTTCGTATGCTAGAAGAATCAACACTAGATACGGTTGTATTTCCAAGTAGTGCTTCTGTCCAGGCATTTTTAGAAGGGTTGAGGAGTGCGGGTGTGAATTCAAATGAGTTTCTTGCAAACCTTAAGGTGATATGTATGGGAAGTAACACATGGGAAGCGAGTGTGGTAAATAACATCCTTCCAGATGATATGCCTGAAGTGGCCACTGCTGAAGGGCTGGTAGAATGTTTAAGCAGGAAATCTACTGTTAGAAAACTTCAAGTGACTGTAGGTGATTAA
- the nirD gene encoding nitrite reductase small subunit NirD: MLGTKSIVEVARLSELQERTGRLITIGSLEIALFKTSHGTVRALQNKSPHPKGGTLVDGLVSGEFVFCPLYDWKISLIDGKVQAPDSGMVKVYEIETLEDKIFILL; the protein is encoded by the coding sequence ATGCTCGGAACTAAAAGTATAGTCGAAGTTGCTAGACTAAGTGAATTGCAAGAGAGAACTGGAAGGTTGATTACAATTGGTTCTCTAGAGATTGCCTTATTTAAAACGTCACACGGCACAGTTAGAGCCCTTCAAAATAAAAGTCCACATCCTAAGGGAGGGACACTAGTCGATGGATTAGTTAGTGGAGAGTTTGTATTTTGTCCACTATACGATTGGAAGATTTCATTAATCGATGGAAAGGTGCAGGCACCCGATTCAGGTATGGTAAAAGTTTACGAGATAGAAACGTTAGAAGATAAAATATTTATCCTATTATAA
- the nirB gene encoding nitrite reductase large subunit NirB: MSKKKLVLVGNGMAGVRTIEEIIKLAPDKYDITIFGEEPHPNYNRIQLSNVLQGKTTLQGIIMNDWDWYKENNINLLTGEEVLKIEEDKVHSKNHTVDFDELIIATGSKPFILPIPGATKEGVIGFRTIQDCKDMFETSTAYKRAVVIGGGLLGLEAARGLLDLGMDVHVVHLPSYLMEKQLDPAASTMLQKELEQQGIKFLMNKQTVEIVGNTRVEGLKFIDGTSIEADLVVMAIGIVPNSNLAKETGLYVNRGIVVNDFMETNCENIFAVGECAEHREVTYGLVAPLYEQAKVLAARITGKPTKPYEGSVTGTQLKVAGIDLFSAGEILDDPSTKSIKMHNEFDGVYKKILIRENRIVGIVLYGDTSDSTKLFRMLAKKEDISNLTSVAILSNGDGGTTTSDDISTMPSDEIVCGCTVVTKGTIVQAVKEQGVTSVEEVGGCTNAGRSCGRCKPLISNILSHTLGDQFKATSTKKSLCGCTTNSREEIVAEIKEKGLTTIKEVMYVLGWKNEEGCSKCRPALNYFLGMIFPEEYIDDRNSRLVNEKLHANIQKDGTYSVVPRMYGGVTSAQDLKKIAEVAEKYNVPLVKLTGGQRIGLFGVKKEDLTSVWKDLDMPSGYAYGKTLRTVKTCVGSQHCRFGTQDSMSLGIELEKKFERLDTPHKFKMGVSACPRNCAEAGIKDIGFVGIDGGWEIYIAGNGGTDLRAGDLLCTVKTKAEVMEITGAFLQYYRENANYLERTSNWIERVGLDHVRQLLDNKEMIQELNQRLDTSLKRYIEPWKEAVENNTVKETYYTKVQLT; this comes from the coding sequence ATGAGCAAGAAAAAGTTAGTCTTAGTTGGGAATGGAATGGCTGGTGTTAGAACAATTGAGGAAATCATTAAGCTAGCACCTGATAAATATGATATTACAATTTTTGGGGAAGAGCCGCATCCAAATTACAATAGAATTCAATTATCAAATGTTTTACAAGGGAAGACAACGCTCCAAGGTATCATTATGAATGACTGGGATTGGTATAAAGAGAACAATATTAACCTCTTAACTGGAGAAGAAGTTTTAAAGATAGAGGAGGATAAAGTTCATTCAAAGAATCATACGGTTGATTTTGATGAGCTCATTATCGCAACTGGTTCAAAACCGTTTATCTTACCTATACCAGGTGCTACTAAAGAAGGGGTCATTGGATTTAGAACAATACAAGATTGCAAGGATATGTTTGAAACTTCTACAGCCTATAAGCGAGCAGTTGTCATCGGTGGTGGTCTACTTGGACTTGAAGCTGCTAGAGGTCTACTAGATTTAGGAATGGATGTCCATGTTGTTCATTTACCATCATATTTAATGGAGAAACAGCTAGACCCAGCTGCATCAACCATGCTGCAGAAAGAGTTAGAACAACAAGGCATCAAGTTTTTAATGAACAAACAAACCGTAGAGATAGTAGGAAATACAAGAGTTGAAGGATTAAAGTTTATAGATGGCACAAGTATAGAAGCAGATCTTGTTGTTATGGCCATTGGCATAGTACCTAATTCAAACTTGGCGAAAGAAACAGGGTTATATGTTAATAGAGGAATTGTTGTAAATGACTTTATGGAAACAAATTGTGAAAATATTTTTGCTGTCGGTGAGTGTGCTGAGCATAGAGAAGTAACGTATGGTCTAGTTGCTCCACTATATGAACAAGCAAAGGTACTCGCTGCACGTATTACAGGTAAACCAACAAAACCTTATGAAGGTTCAGTTACTGGAACTCAACTAAAGGTTGCTGGTATTGACTTATTTTCAGCAGGAGAGATTTTAGATGATCCTTCTACAAAATCAATAAAGATGCATAACGAGTTTGATGGAGTCTATAAAAAGATTTTAATCCGAGAAAATCGAATCGTAGGTATCGTTTTATATGGTGATACAAGTGATAGTACAAAGCTATTTAGAATGCTTGCTAAGAAAGAAGATATCAGCAACTTAACGAGCGTAGCCATTTTAAGTAATGGAGACGGAGGCACTACTACTTCTGACGATATTTCAACAATGCCAAGTGATGAGATTGTATGTGGCTGTACTGTAGTTACAAAAGGGACAATTGTTCAGGCGGTCAAGGAACAGGGTGTAACAAGTGTAGAAGAAGTTGGTGGTTGTACGAATGCTGGACGTTCTTGTGGACGATGTAAACCACTTATTTCTAATATCCTATCCCACACATTAGGCGATCAGTTCAAGGCTACCTCTACAAAAAAATCACTTTGTGGCTGTACAACAAATAGCCGAGAAGAGATTGTAGCTGAAATAAAGGAAAAAGGATTAACAACAATTAAAGAAGTTATGTATGTGCTTGGGTGGAAAAATGAAGAAGGATGTTCGAAGTGCCGACCAGCACTGAATTATTTCTTAGGTATGATTTTCCCAGAAGAGTATATTGATGATCGTAACTCTAGGTTAGTAAATGAAAAATTGCACGCAAATATTCAAAAGGATGGCACCTATTCTGTTGTTCCAAGAATGTATGGTGGGGTAACAAGTGCACAAGATTTAAAGAAAATTGCTGAGGTAGCAGAGAAATATAATGTCCCACTTGTGAAACTGACAGGCGGTCAACGAATTGGTTTATTCGGAGTGAAAAAAGAAGACCTGACCAGTGTATGGAAAGATCTCGATATGCCTTCAGGATATGCGTATGGAAAGACTTTACGAACAGTTAAGACGTGTGTCGGATCACAGCACTGTCGATTTGGAACACAGGATTCTATGAGTCTTGGAATAGAGCTTGAGAAGAAATTTGAAAGACTTGATACACCGCACAAATTTAAAATGGGTGTATCTGCATGTCCTCGTAACTGTGCCGAAGCTGGAATAAAAGATATTGGATTTGTAGGTATCGATGGTGGTTGGGAGATTTACATTGCTGGTAATGGTGGAACAGATCTTCGTGCTGGAGACTTATTGTGTACAGTAAAAACAAAAGCTGAAGTAATGGAGATTACAGGAGCTTTCCTTCAATACTATCGTGAAAATGCAAACTATTTGGAAAGAACATCTAATTGGATTGAAAGAGTAGGACTTGATCATGTAAGACAGCTCTTAGATAACAAAGAGATGATACAAGAGTTAAATCAAAGATTGGACACATCATTAAAACGTTACATTGAGCCATGGAAAGAAGCTGTAGAAAATAACACTGTAAAAGAAACATATTATACAAAGGTGCAACTAACGTAA
- a CDS encoding ATP-binding protein, with amino-acid sequence MLVEKLLLHVLIILMPIFIYNFFFAKKRFGKSPYFCGMLQGISVTLCLLFSFEAYGLYWDLRYVPLVLASLYGGPVASVIVLCAYFGVRTYIGGDALPIGYLSGILAVMVPFLYSFKFMSYPAKKRIRMAVLVGVWPMLVMLAMLGTHLVITGDESAVNYDIIKNVLIFGAIQVVSIWIASRINESMIENELMKQEIARAEKLNTLGELAASIAHEVRNPLTVVKGFLQLMHKQEKGQNHTYLTLVLSELGRAESIINDYLNFAKPQFEKIEECNLTEILTDISILLEPLANKDGVNLEYSLEEDIYVITDRNQVKQAFINLIKNAIEATNDGGCVSVTLKIENEQAFILIRDTGKGMSEEELSRIGTLFYTTRDKGTGLGTTVSLRIIESMGGQIDYKSEQNVGTEVIVLLPAIQKESSK; translated from the coding sequence ATGCTTGTTGAAAAATTATTACTACACGTATTGATTATTTTAATGCCAATATTCATATATAATTTTTTCTTTGCAAAAAAGCGTTTTGGTAAGTCTCCATACTTTTGTGGTATGTTACAAGGAATTTCAGTCACCCTTTGTTTGCTTTTTTCATTTGAAGCCTATGGTCTATATTGGGATCTTCGTTATGTGCCGCTTGTGTTAGCCTCTTTATATGGAGGGCCAGTGGCAAGTGTAATCGTTTTATGTGCCTATTTTGGTGTAAGAACATATATTGGCGGAGATGCATTGCCTATTGGATACCTTAGCGGGATATTAGCTGTTATGGTCCCCTTTTTATATTCTTTTAAGTTTATGAGTTATCCCGCGAAAAAAAGAATCAGGATGGCTGTATTAGTTGGTGTATGGCCAATGCTAGTAATGCTAGCAATGCTAGGTACCCATTTAGTGATAACTGGTGATGAATCTGCTGTTAACTACGACATTATTAAAAATGTATTAATATTTGGAGCGATACAGGTAGTATCAATCTGGATTGCTTCCCGAATTAATGAGTCGATGATAGAAAATGAATTGATGAAACAAGAAATAGCAAGAGCAGAAAAGCTAAACACTTTAGGGGAACTTGCTGCTTCTATTGCTCATGAAGTAAGAAACCCCTTAACAGTAGTAAAGGGATTTCTTCAGCTTATGCATAAACAGGAAAAGGGGCAAAATCATACGTATCTCACCTTGGTATTAAGTGAGCTTGGACGGGCAGAATCAATTATTAATGATTACTTAAATTTTGCTAAGCCGCAATTTGAAAAAATTGAGGAATGTAACCTTACTGAAATACTTACAGATATATCGATATTGCTAGAACCTCTTGCAAATAAAGACGGGGTGAATCTGGAGTATTCTTTGGAAGAAGATATTTATGTCATTACAGATCGCAATCAAGTTAAACAAGCATTCATTAATCTTATTAAGAATGCCATTGAGGCAACAAATGATGGTGGATGTGTATCAGTGACCCTGAAAATAGAAAATGAGCAAGCTTTTATCCTTATTCGTGATACTGGAAAAGGGATGAGTGAGGAAGAGCTATCTAGAATAGGTACATTATTTTACACAACAAGAGATAAAGGGACTGGATTAGGGACAACGGTCTCTCTAAGGATTATTGAATCGATGGGTGGGCAAATCGACTATAAAAGTGAGCAGAATGTAGGAACAGAAGTAATTGTGTTACTACCAGCCATTCAAAAAGAGTCTTCGAAATGA
- a CDS encoding glutamine--tRNA ligase/YqeY domain fusion protein: protein MEENNTTSSNFIKNIITEDLKSGKHKEIITRFPPEPNGYLHIGHAKSIVINFGLADEFNGKTNLRFDDTNPLKEDVEFVESIKEDVKWLGYEWEELHYASNYFDEMYDRAVLLINKGLAYVEDLSVDEIREYRGTLKEPGKESPSRSRSIEENLDLFERMKNGEFQNGEKVLRAKIDMSSPNINLRDPVIYRISHATHHNTGDKWCIYPMYAYAHPLEDAIEGITHSICTLEFEDQRPLYNWVVEHCEMDAKPQQIEFARLNVTNTVMSKRKLKQLVDEKYVDGWDDPRMPTISGLRRKGYTPESIRNFCRETGVAKNYGVVDVQMMEHFIREDLKLKAPRTMGVLKPLKVVITNYPENQVEMLDAEINPEVPEMGTRQIPFSREIYIEQDDFMEDPPKKYFRLFPGNEVRLKHAYFIKCEEVIKDDEGNVVELRCTYDPETKSGTGFTGRKVKGTLHWVEATQAIAAEYRIYEPLILDEEQGEGESFLDNVNPNSLEIVQGFVEPNMKDAKPQDKFQFFRHGYFNVDPKHTTEEKLVFNQIVSLKSSFKL, encoded by the coding sequence ATGGAAGAAAACAATACAACATCATCAAATTTCATAAAAAATATCATTACTGAAGACTTGAAATCCGGAAAACACAAAGAAATCATTACACGTTTTCCACCAGAACCTAATGGATATTTACATATTGGACACGCTAAATCAATCGTAATAAACTTCGGGTTAGCTGACGAATTTAACGGGAAAACAAACCTTCGTTTTGATGATACGAACCCTTTAAAAGAGGATGTAGAATTCGTTGAATCAATTAAAGAGGATGTAAAATGGCTAGGATATGAGTGGGAGGAGCTCCACTACGCATCAAACTATTTCGATGAAATGTATGATCGCGCTGTACTTCTAATTAATAAAGGTCTTGCATACGTTGAAGATTTATCAGTTGATGAAATCCGTGAGTACCGTGGGACACTAAAAGAGCCAGGGAAAGAGAGTCCTTCAAGAAGCCGTAGTATTGAAGAAAATCTTGATTTGTTCGAACGCATGAAAAACGGAGAGTTCCAAAATGGAGAAAAAGTACTTCGTGCAAAAATAGATATGTCTTCTCCTAATATTAACCTGAGAGATCCTGTCATTTATCGTATTTCACATGCAACTCACCATAATACTGGTGATAAATGGTGCATCTATCCTATGTACGCATATGCACATCCACTTGAGGATGCGATTGAAGGAATTACTCATTCTATTTGTACGTTAGAGTTTGAAGATCAACGCCCATTATACAACTGGGTTGTTGAACATTGTGAAATGGATGCGAAACCACAGCAAATTGAATTTGCTCGTTTGAATGTAACGAACACTGTCATGAGTAAGCGTAAGCTAAAGCAATTAGTTGATGAAAAGTATGTGGATGGCTGGGATGACCCACGTATGCCAACTATCTCAGGTCTTCGCCGTAAAGGCTATACACCAGAATCTATTCGTAATTTCTGTCGTGAAACAGGTGTGGCAAAAAACTATGGTGTAGTAGATGTTCAAATGATGGAGCACTTTATCCGTGAAGATTTAAAACTGAAAGCACCACGTACAATGGGTGTTTTAAAGCCATTAAAAGTTGTGATCACGAATTATCCTGAAAATCAGGTTGAAATGCTTGATGCAGAAATTAACCCAGAAGTTCCGGAAATGGGTACTCGTCAAATTCCATTCTCTAGAGAAATTTATATTGAACAAGATGACTTCATGGAGGATCCTCCTAAAAAGTACTTCCGACTGTTTCCAGGGAACGAGGTTAGACTTAAGCATGCTTATTTTATAAAATGTGAAGAAGTTATCAAGGACGATGAAGGCAATGTGGTAGAGCTTCGTTGTACGTATGATCCTGAGACAAAGAGTGGTACAGGATTTACAGGACGTAAAGTTAAAGGAACACTTCACTGGGTCGAGGCAACTCAAGCAATCGCTGCCGAATATCGAATTTATGAGCCTTTAATTCTTGATGAAGAGCAAGGTGAGGGTGAATCCTTCTTGGATAATGTTAATCCAAATTCGCTTGAAATTGTTCAAGGCTTTGTTGAACCAAATATGAAAGATGCAAAGCCACAAGATAAATTTCAATTCTTTAGACATGGCTATTTCAATGTTGACCCTAAGCATACGACTGAAGAAAAACTCGTTTTTAATCAGATTGTAAGCTTAAAGAGTTCATTTAAACTTTAA
- a CDS encoding ZIP family metal transporter encodes MLQAAMWGAIAGSSLVLGALLGIFKNIPNKVSAFVMAYGTGVLIGAATFELLTDAVKEGGILYPSLGFLAGATIFILAELMIMKKGGHERKRSKTSPRGHSGMAIFIGTIIDAIPESVIIGVSLIEHHSVSWLIIIAIFISNFPEGLSSSIGLKKDGYSKKKILLLWSVVMVLASLSSLLGYILIDPASTWLVTTIGAFAAGGIITMVSSTMLPEAFEEGGPIVGFISASGLLCSLILTYFG; translated from the coding sequence ATGTTACAGGCAGCTATGTGGGGAGCCATTGCGGGGTCATCCCTCGTACTTGGTGCATTACTAGGTATCTTCAAAAACATCCCCAATAAAGTCTCAGCCTTTGTAATGGCTTATGGAACAGGGGTATTAATCGGTGCGGCAACCTTTGAATTGCTCACTGATGCAGTCAAAGAAGGTGGAATACTTTATCCATCACTTGGCTTTTTAGCGGGTGCCACTATTTTTATTCTTGCAGAATTAATGATTATGAAAAAAGGTGGCCACGAACGGAAACGTTCCAAAACGAGCCCCAGAGGCCATTCAGGAATGGCTATTTTCATAGGGACAATCATTGACGCAATACCTGAATCAGTGATTATCGGAGTTAGCCTAATAGAACATCATTCCGTAAGCTGGCTAATTATTATAGCCATTTTCATCAGCAATTTTCCTGAAGGCCTATCAAGTAGCATCGGATTAAAAAAGGACGGATACTCAAAAAAGAAAATCTTACTCTTATGGTCTGTTGTGATGGTCCTAGCCTCTCTAAGTTCGCTACTAGGCTATATACTCATTGACCCTGCTTCGACATGGCTAGTCACAACCATCGGAGCCTTCGCCGCCGGAGGAATCATAACAATGGTATCCTCAACCATGCTTCCAGAAGCCTTTGAAGAAGGAGGCCCCATCGTCGGATTCATCTCGGCTAGTGGACTACTATGTTCACTGATTTTGACTTACTTTGGGTGA
- a CDS encoding response regulator transcription factor, protein MIRVVFVDDHEMVRIGISAYLSAQSDIEVVGEASNGREGVKLALELRPDVILMDLVMTEMDGIEATKQIIESWPDAKIIIVTSFLDDEKVYPALEAGATSYMLKTSKASEIANAVRSTYQGQSVLEPEVTGKMMMKMRKKEPTALHEQLTNREMEILLLMTQGKTNQEIGDELFIALKTVKVHVSNILGKLEVQDRTQAVIYAFKHSLVK, encoded by the coding sequence TTGATAAGAGTGGTATTCGTTGATGATCATGAAATGGTGAGGATTGGGATATCTGCCTACCTCAGTGCACAATCAGATATAGAAGTGGTTGGAGAGGCATCCAATGGTCGTGAAGGTGTGAAATTAGCTCTTGAACTAAGGCCAGACGTGATTTTAATGGATTTAGTCATGACCGAAATGGATGGGATAGAGGCTACTAAGCAAATTATTGAAAGCTGGCCAGATGCAAAAATAATCATTGTAACGAGCTTTTTAGATGATGAAAAAGTATATCCTGCCCTTGAAGCTGGTGCAACGAGCTATATGTTAAAAACCTCTAAGGCAAGTGAAATTGCAAATGCAGTCCGTTCAACCTATCAAGGCCAATCTGTACTAGAGCCTGAAGTAACGGGAAAAATGATGATGAAAATGCGAAAAAAAGAACCAACCGCTCTGCATGAACAACTTACAAACCGCGAAATGGAAATACTCCTATTAATGACACAAGGTAAAACAAACCAAGAAATTGGAGACGAATTATTCATTGCCCTAAAAACCGTAAAAGTACACGTAAGCAATATACTAGGCAAGCTTGAGGTTCAGGACCGCACACAGGCTGTCATCTATGCCTTTAAACATTCATTGGTTAAATAA
- a CDS encoding sensor histidine kinase yields MSLIQKQLVISVFISIILLVTTSGVFLTAFPLTDWGDLWNRKVMDVPFVIFAPSISILIGLMFGFITGMLWRNQLRSISNKLVEVEQGKQIEIDELHQDEELDQIFNQVKKINRQMLEQVKSSQKLANVKAEEQEKRIQEIVSQERNRLARELHDSVSQQLFAASMVMSAITETKTDPDSAETKRLKMVEEMIHQSQLEMRALLLHLRPVALKGKSLQEGMKELLTELSQKVTMGITWKIEDTQLDKGVEDHLFRILQESVSNTLRHAKASNLEVILIMRDGMAILRVVDDGKGFDVEQSKSGSYGMQNMYERALEIGGTLKVVSVKDKGTRLEVKVPMIRIEGEGH; encoded by the coding sequence ATGAGTTTAATTCAAAAGCAATTAGTGATATCGGTTTTTATCTCAATTATTTTGCTTGTTACAACCTCAGGAGTGTTCCTAACTGCCTTTCCATTAACAGATTGGGGAGATTTATGGAATCGAAAGGTCATGGACGTACCGTTTGTTATCTTTGCACCAAGTATTAGCATCTTAATAGGCTTAATGTTTGGTTTCATAACAGGGATGTTATGGAGAAATCAATTACGATCCATTTCAAATAAATTAGTAGAAGTCGAACAAGGGAAACAAATTGAAATTGATGAATTGCATCAGGATGAAGAGCTAGATCAAATCTTCAATCAAGTGAAGAAGATTAATAGACAAATGCTTGAACAAGTTAAATCATCTCAAAAGCTAGCAAATGTAAAAGCAGAAGAGCAAGAGAAGCGAATTCAAGAGATTGTCTCACAAGAGCGAAATCGACTTGCAAGAGAGCTTCACGATTCTGTAAGTCAACAGTTATTCGCTGCATCAATGGTCATGTCAGCAATAACAGAAACTAAAACGGACCCTGATAGTGCGGAAACGAAAAGACTTAAGATGGTAGAAGAAATGATTCATCAATCACAATTAGAAATGCGTGCATTATTATTGCATCTTCGTCCAGTGGCATTAAAGGGTAAATCTCTTCAAGAAGGAATGAAGGAACTACTTACAGAACTTTCTCAAAAAGTAACAATGGGGATTACATGGAAGATAGAAGATACACAACTAGACAAAGGTGTGGAAGATCATCTTTTTCGCATTTTGCAGGAATCTGTTTCAAACACTTTACGGCATGCAAAAGCTTCAAATCTAGAAGTGATTCTTATCATGAGAGATGGCATGGCAATCCTAAGGGTTGTTGATGACGGTAAAGGTTTCGATGTAGAACAGTCTAAGTCAGGCTCTTATGGTATGCAAAATATGTATGAACGTGCTCTAGAGATTGGTGGGACGTTAAAAGTAGTTAGCGTAAAAGATAAAGGCACCCGTCTTGAGGTGAAGGTGCCGATGATAAGGATTGAGGGTGAAGGACATTGA
- the liaF gene encoding cell wall-active antibiotics response protein LiaF, with amino-acid sequence MSNHKKTDYISRLSMIGLVVLFIEVTFFNSGVIFSGFVSGVLIYLGRKKFKGTFGKLVFWIGCISLFFTIANMMTVKFILIGIILYFVLQYFQSKKNPAVIKPEIEEATTALVTEEPIIKTKSLFDNVFIGRQKTSDHVYEWNDINIQTGIGDTTIDLSNTVLPKGESIISIRNFVGNVEILIPYEMEASVYHSVITGSTTIFQHEERRVFNQVLSYQTEDYKGSEQKIKIVTSFLIGNLEVKRV; translated from the coding sequence ATGTCAAATCACAAAAAAACAGATTATATTAGTCGGTTATCGATGATCGGGCTTGTAGTCCTGTTTATTGAGGTTACCTTTTTTAATAGTGGAGTTATTTTTTCGGGATTTGTATCGGGAGTTTTAATCTACCTTGGTAGAAAAAAGTTCAAAGGAACATTTGGAAAATTAGTCTTTTGGATAGGATGTATTAGTTTATTTTTTACAATAGCAAACATGATGACTGTTAAATTTATATTAATAGGAATTATCTTGTATTTTGTTCTTCAATATTTTCAATCAAAGAAAAATCCAGCTGTTATTAAGCCTGAGATTGAGGAGGCAACAACTGCGTTAGTTACAGAGGAGCCAATTATTAAGACGAAAAGTCTTTTTGACAATGTTTTTATCGGTCGCCAAAAAACATCGGACCATGTTTATGAATGGAACGATATTAATATACAGACAGGTATTGGTGATACAACCATTGATTTAAGTAATACTGTTCTACCAAAGGGAGAATCGATTATCTCCATTCGAAACTTTGTAGGAAATGTGGAAATCTTAATTCCTTATGAAATGGAGGCAAGTGTCTACCACTCAGTCATTACTGGATCAACTACTATTTTTCAACATGAAGAACGTCGAGTATTTAATCAAGTCTTGTCCTATCAAACAGAAGATTATAAGGGTTCTGAACAAAAAATTAAAATAGTCACCTCATTTCTAATTGGAAATTTAGAGGTGAAGCGAGTATGA